The sequence below is a genomic window from Arthrobacter sp. U41.
TGTCCTGATCACCGGAGGAAACCGTGGAATCGGCCTCGCAATCGCCGAAGCCTTCCTCGCCAACGGCGACAAGGTGGCCGTCACGTACCGCAGCGAATCGACGCTCCCCGCCGGCATCCTCGGCGTCAAGGCCGACGTCACGGACGAAGCGTCAGTGGACGCAGCCTTCGCTGAAGTGGAATCCGCCCACGGCCCCGTCGAGGTGCTGGTGGCCAACGCCGGCATCACCAAGGACACCCTCCTCATGCGCATGAGCGAGGACGATTTCACCTCGGTCATCGACACCAACCTCACCGGCGCCTTCCGCGTGATCAAGCGTGCGTCCAAGGGCATGATCCGGGCCCGCAAGGGCCGCGTGGTCCTGATTTCCTCCGTCTCCGGTCTCTACGGGGCCCCCGGCCAGGTCAACTACTCGGCGTCCAAAGCCGGACTCGTCGGCATGGCCCGCTCGTTGACCCGCGAGTTGGGCGCCCGCGGCATCACGGCGAACGTGGTTGCCCCCGGATTCATCAACACGGACATGACGGCAGAATTGCCCGAAGCAACCCTGAAGGACTACCTGTCCAAGGTTCCCGCCGCCCGCTTCGCCGAAGCCTCGGAGGTCGCTAAAGTCGTCCGATGGATCGCCAGCGACGAGGCCGCCTACATCTCCGGCGCCGTAATCCCCGTCGACGGCGGCCTCGGCATGGGCCACTAAAGAAATTTCGCTGTCTTCCTTGGCCCAGATACTGGTGGCGTGGAGGACGGCCCGCCGGGTAATCAGGGCGAATTATCGTGGCGGGTGGCGGGTGGCGAAGCCTCGCCGTGGCCTTTGTCCGCCAAAGCCGGGTCCGGGGGACCGGCCCCAAAATGTCAATCAGACTCGTTGGAACCTTAAGCGTTCCGGGGAGGGATCGACGAGGGACTCCAGCCAGTCCAGGTCTTCGGTGTCTGCAGGGAACGGGTGCCCTGCCGTGGACAGCTACCAGTCGGGGAGGGGGTCCGCGGGCAGTTCCTGTTCCTGTTCTGGATTCGGGCCGGGGTCCGGGGGCAGGCCCGTATCGAAGTCCAAGTCGACGTTCGTGTCCACCCCCGGTGGCGGATCCATGCCCGTACCTGTGTCCGAGTCCATGCCCATGCCTGCGTCCATGTCCATGTATGCGCCCAAGTCCGTGCGCGTGGCTGTGCCTGTGTCTGATTCTGTTCCCGAATCCGGGATGCCGTCCGGCCAGTGGGGTGGTTCCCAGTCCTGCTGTTCGCTGGGGTAGTGCCGTCCGGTCGGGGAGGTCCAGCCGGGCGGGGCGGTTTTGCTGGCCCCGGCCGGTGTCCAGGCTGAGTTGTGTTTGAGCTTGTGGTGTTTGCGGCAGGGCTGCCCGAGGTTGGTGATCCCGGTGGTGCCTCCGTCGGCCCAGGCCAGGAGGTGGTCCGCTTCGTTGTCCAGGGAGTGGTTGTTGCACCCCGGGAACGGGCATCTCCCGTCTCGGAGCATCAGCCAGTGCCGCTGGGCTTTGGTGAGGCGGTAGCTGGTCCGGCCGATTTCCAGCGGCGCCCCGTCCCGCGGGTCAACCAGGACCCGGTGGAAGGACCCGGCGCCGTCGGTGATCAGGCGGCGGGCCATCGAGGGCGGGATCGGCCCGTACCCGTCCAGCATCGCCGGTTCCTCCCCGGCGCCGAGCAGGGACAGGACCGGGACGGTGATCAGGACCTGCGCCCGCGGCGAGGGCACACCCCCGCCCGCCCCGGCGCACATGCCGTCGGCCGCGCCGGCGCCGGTGCCGCGGCAGGATCCGCAGCTTCCGCCGCCGGCCACGCCGGTACCGCCCGTTCTGCCGCCATCCGCTGTTCCGCCGGTGGTGAGCAGCCAGGTGGCGGCGATGTCGGCGCGGAGCTGGGTCAGGGTGCGTTCCTCGTCCGGGCCCTGCAGGGCGCGGGCGGCCGCGGTGGTCCGTTCCCAGATCCCCGCGGCGGTATCGGCCGGCAGGTACGCGGAGAACCAGGCCATCCCGTCACTGTCCGGGCGGAACTCGACCCGCCGGTCCGCCGCGCACCTGGCATGGCGCTGTTCGATGCTCTCCCGGTGATGGCGCTCACGCCAGAGTCCGGGCCTTGGCCCGGAACCTGCCCGGGACCAGCTCCCCGGCCGGGCACCCCCGGGCCGGATTCGGGGCGGCCGGGTCCAGGAAGTGCGCCTCCAACGCCGCCGCCCCGGCCGGATCCAGGCTGGTCGTTTCGTCCACCATGATCCGGGCGTGCGCCCAGGAAATCGTGCCCGCCGTCAGCGCCGCGAGGGTCAGCGGCAACGTCTTCGTCAGCGCCAGGCAGTCGCCCAGGAACGCCCCCGCGGTCCCCTCGCTCACGGTCAGGGCACACGCGACCTCCGCCCGCACCGCCATCTCCTGGCCCATGTTGTCGTGCAGCGCCACCGCCGGCGGCGCCAAAGCGTCGGCGGCCTGCACGTAGTCCGCGGCCGCGCAGACCTTCAACGCCGCAAGCTGGGCCTCCATCCCTCCAATCAGGGCGAGGCGGTCCAGGGAATCATCCACCAGATCGTGCAACGGATCATCCCACAACGGATCACTACCGTCACCGCCAGCCAAGTCAGTGAAGTCAGCGCCGAACGGATCAGCGCGGCGCGCGGCAGCCCCCTTAAGGCCCACCAGCGCCGCATAGGACGCCCCGACAGCCGCCACGGCCGCCCTGCCCTCCACACTCCAGCCTGTGGTGTTCTCCATAAACCCAGAATCTCAGACGGCACCGACAATTTAGCGAGATCGGGTGTGTGGCCGCGTGACCTGACACGGGCTGCCTGGGTGGTCGACGCTACGGACTACAGGTGCCGCGGCCGACTGCTTCCCAGTCCCCCGTGGGTAACCTCCGATGGGGCGCGCCGGTTTAGCCACGTTAGGACTTTTTGCCCTTAGCGCCAGGGGCCCCCGGGTGTGTAATGGGGCTACAGCCCCTGACCACACCAAGGCAGGGGCATGGATCCAGGAGGACAATCATGGCTGAACTTAACAAGTGGGTGCCGTCGGACGTGCTGGAGCCGATCAAGCGTTTCCTCGACGGGGACCTGGCAATGGCACCGTCCATCAAGGTCGAGCAGTTTGTGGACGGCACCACGCTGGTGGTGCGCGCTGAGGTTCCGGGGATCGATCCGGACAAGGATGTCGACGTCTCCGTCAGCGAAGGCATGCTGCACATCAGGGCGGAACGCGAGGAGAAATCCGAGCACAAGAGCAAGGACGGCTACCGCTCGGAGTTCCGCTACGGCTCTTTTTCGCGCAGTGTTGCGTTGCCGCCGGGCGCCAGGGAAGAGGACATCACCGCCACGTACACGGACGGAGTTCTTGAGGTGCGGGCCCCTGCCCCGGCGACACCACCGGACACGACGGCCAAGAAGATCAGGATCGACCACCCGTAGCCGCAGGAATTGTGGCGGGACGCGGGCGGGGACTGGATCAGCCCGCCCGCGTCCCTGTTCGGCCAGGCTTACCCGGCGCCGGATCCCCAGGGTTGCTGCGCTAGCCGGCGTTGTCCTTCGCTTCCCGCAGCCAGTCCAGGACCTCAGCGTCGAGTTCGTCCGCCGTGTGCAGTTCCAGGTGGTGCATCCACACTCCCGGCGATGGATTCACCACCTCCTTGAACCGCTCGGGCTCAACGCGCCGCGGCAAGGCGATCGACAGCACTGCGGGCACCTCGGACTTCAGGTAGCGTCCGGGCCACCATAGGTACGCGAAGCCGCGTTTCCCCCGGAAGGCCACCTGGCTTTTTGTTGCCCGCACGGCGGGCGGGTCGGGCGCGGCCAGCATCCGCTCCACCGCACGGAACAGTTCCAGGCCGCGGGGGGAACCACTGAAAACCTGCTCCGGCGTCGATTCCTCCCTCACGCCCCGCGACACTGGGTCCCGCGGATGTCCAGCCTCGCGGCGACTGCCTCCCGGAGGTTTCATACGGGCGAGCCTACGCCCGCTGGCGGGGCCGTCACTAGCGAGCTGCAGCTTCTTTGTGGAACTCGAACAACCGAAAACTCCTGCGCCGCTGGCATGATGGACTGCAGACTCACCGTTTTTGGACGTTTGGAACAAAAGGAGCTCGTATGGGACTGCTGGACAACAAGACCGCAATCGTGACCGGTTCATCAAGGGGCATCGGCGCTGAAGTCGCCAAGTTCCTCGCCGCCGAGGGCGCCGCCGTCGTGATCAACTACCGCCAGAAGGCACCACGCGCCAACAAAGTCGTTGCGGAGATCGAGGCGGCAGGCGGCCGTGCCGTTGCCGTCGGCGCCGACCTCACCACCCAGGAAGGCGTTCAGGCCCTGGCCAGCGCCGCGATGGAAAACTTCGGCTCGCTCGACGTCCTGGTCCTCAACGCCTCCGGCGGGATGGAATCCGGCATGGAGCCGGACTACGCGCTCAAGCTCAACCGCGACGCCCAGGTCAACATGCTCAACGCCGCCGTCCCGCTGATGCCCGAGGGTTCCCGGGTGGTCTTCGTGACGAGCCACCAGGCCCACTTCATCAACACCGTGCCCACCATGCCGACCTACGAGCCCGTGGCACGCAGCAAGCGCGCCGGCGAGGATGCACTCCGCGAACTCGTTCCGAGCCTGGCCGAGAAGGGCATCTCCCTCGCCGTAGTCTCCGGCGACATGATCGAGGGCACCGTCACGGCCACCCTGCTGGACCGCTCCAACCCGGGCGCCATCGAGGCCCGCCGGGCCGAGGCCGGACGGCTGTACTCGGTCAAGGAATTCGCCGCGGAGGTCGCCAAGATGGTCACGGCCGACGTCGAGAGCGGGCACACCGAGTACGTCGGCGGGGCCGACTACTTCGACAAGGGAAACAACTAAGCCTCAGCCCTAGGGGCGGAGCACACTGAAGGCCGGGGCAAGCGCCCCGGCCT
It includes:
- a CDS encoding DUF5655 domain-containing protein, encoding MREESTPEQVFSGSPRGLELFRAVERMLAAPDPPAVRATKSQVAFRGKRGFAYLWWPGRYLKSEVPAVLSIALPRRVEPERFKEVVNPSPGVWMHHLELHTADELDAEVLDWLREAKDNAG
- a CDS encoding Hsp20/alpha crystallin family protein, with protein sequence MAELNKWVPSDVLEPIKRFLDGDLAMAPSIKVEQFVDGTTLVVRAEVPGIDPDKDVDVSVSEGMLHIRAEREEKSEHKSKDGYRSEFRYGSFSRSVALPPGAREEDITATYTDGVLEVRAPAPATPPDTTAKKIRIDHP
- a CDS encoding SDR family oxidoreductase, with product MGLLDNKTAIVTGSSRGIGAEVAKFLAAEGAAVVINYRQKAPRANKVVAEIEAAGGRAVAVGADLTTQEGVQALASAAMENFGSLDVLVLNASGGMESGMEPDYALKLNRDAQVNMLNAAVPLMPEGSRVVFVTSHQAHFINTVPTMPTYEPVARSKRAGEDALRELVPSLAEKGISLAVVSGDMIEGTVTATLLDRSNPGAIEARRAEAGRLYSVKEFAAEVAKMVTADVESGHTEYVGGADYFDKGNN
- the fabG gene encoding 3-oxoacyl-ACP reductase FabG, coding for MSETATAGRSVLITGGNRGIGLAIAEAFLANGDKVAVTYRSESTLPAGILGVKADVTDEASVDAAFAEVESAHGPVEVLVANAGITKDTLLMRMSEDDFTSVIDTNLTGAFRVIKRASKGMIRARKGRVVLISSVSGLYGAPGQVNYSASKAGLVGMARSLTRELGARGITANVVAPGFINTDMTAELPEATLKDYLSKVPAARFAEASEVAKVVRWIASDEAAYISGAVIPVDGGLGMGH